aaaaaaaatatagatatatatctatatatatatatagttaatcaCTACATAAAAAAGAGATTATGCAATGCTTCATAAGTGTATTGCCCTTATACCGTTCATTTTTTTGTCCTTCATACCTTTTTTTCTTGATTgctctctgtctttttctttctcagtGCTTCCACTCACTGAGATATTTTTATGCAACTGGAATGTGAAAGGTAATGTGGGTCTGTGTGTACATAACCCTAGTACCTGTGTATCTAAGGCTGTGGTTTATATGTGTTTCAGAGTAAGAATTGGTGGTGGTATTTACCAGTATCTAATGAAATTTATAATCCAATAATTTAACAGACCATGGTTGGCAGATTTTACTTATGTTCCACTAACTATATAATCCTGGACATAAGAGCGAGAGATAAAGATGAGGGTGTGCAGAGTTATAATAGACCGTACCTGATCGGGTGTATTAAAATAAGACaggtaaaatgcattttaatattagcTAATTCCAGCAAATATATGCTCCAGGGGGACAAGCAGAGCCAGACTAtccattaaatacatttatggcaGCACATACGCAGCCAGATTCAGCGTCATCCTCCACAGCTATACCGATAACCTTGAACTGGCTCACAGAGGTACTGGGGAAAAGAAACaggtaattgcattttaattgtcTCCTCTGAAACTCATCCACTAACTACAGATTTCTTCTGTTTCCGCACACAGCCAGATTTAGAAAAAGTTCAAGTCAGTCTTTCGGCTTTTTTGATGTTCCATCTCTCTCCAAAGAAACTATCAAACCACTCTTATATTACTGTGTGCTTCCTATTGCTTTGTTTAATGAAACTTTCATGAAAGTGTATATTGCCTTTCACAAAGATATAATAATTAcactatattattttgtgtaattttaagaattaaatcaattacaatataaagtacatttgttttatatgaaatagaagCAATAGGAAGCAAAAGGACATGTGCATGTCTGTGTaattgtgcatgcatgtgtgtgtgtgtgggaagatTGCATAAGCACATTCAGCCTTGCTTCAGTCCATCAAACACCTCAGGTACTGATGCAGTCTGTGATATTTTCTAGGAGAGGTCACAATATATTGTGGCATGTTATTTTATAGATTCCTAACATTTGTTGTAGATTCTTTGTTTTAATATGGTATATTTCAAATGTCCTCAACGGATACCTCTCTCAATATACATCATTTTGCAAAGATCATAAGTTAAAAAATCAGATTTCATTAGAATGTGAGTTTTATGAAGCCATAATAAGTTGCAACAAAGATGTGAAATCTATTCTGGTCTTTTCTCAGCATTGCAAGAAGACTGCAATGTATGCGTTTCCAAAGCCCAAACATGGATGGAACTCAGAACATGCTGACACCTTAAAACAAGCTTTCCTCAGACTAGATTTAAGTTTCTCTGCTGTTTGCAACAGAGTGAAGTTTGAGAATGAATTTGGATATTTTTGACAAGAcgcttgctggaaaaaaaaactttcatgtgCATCCATCTTCCGGTTTACTCTCCTATCAGATTCTTCCTTCCTATTGTTTGCccaggtcttttatttttttttcccagttctcCTCTGCGCTGCAGAAACTCAAAAGAGCTTCTGAGTTTTTcgaaacaatatttaatgtactatatatatatatttggtgaaTGTTCATGCTGCATCAGGCTTTATTTTTTCATAGTGACTGGCtgtctgtacaaaaaaaaaattgtaaatggtaTCCACACAAATTGACATTatacatatagaaaaaaaaattaatgaatgtgtTAACTATAAATTTCTACATTTTGTCTTTTctctaatattattaatttattaatttctgtttacatattatacatttattcatttagtagatgcttttatccaaagcaacttgcagaTGAGAAAGTGCCAGCAATTGTTACAATGCTGGTGTGCTAGCAAAACGCTCGACGAAGGAGATATAGAAAAGGGTACTTTTAATGATCCACCGGAGAACaggggcacaaccaaacacagatcATCGTTGCATTCAACATAGTCATCAAACATCAAACGATAAACGATAGCGGACCAACTGAAcctaaacagacagggtatttaaacacaaggaaagtaatcagaggaatggaaacaggtggggagtaatcaattaacaaaacgaggaacggaacatgaccaaataaggagcactcaaaaggaacagaagtccataattgTAACAGCAATACGCAACATCGTCACTATTTCTTTGGGTTTTAAAAATTGAAACTATATAGGCTgaattcagaatagcatactcTTTCCATTTCTGCCAAATACCCTGAAGATATGACAGAAATAATAACAGTAGCCTATACGATTTCAAATTCTGGAATAATATTTCTTCATACCTCCCATTAGgaataaactctttaaaaattgctttttgtATTTCAATGACAACTTGCATCTTTCATGTCTTAACTCCTAAAAACACAGAACATTTGAGATATTCTGAATACATTTCAAACATTGTCACTTCTTTTATGGGTTTAACAATGTAAATCATAAGCTGAATTCAGAATTGCATAAAACAGCCTAAAGATATGACAGAAATAGTACAGCAGCCTATGCTGTTTCaaaaatttaacaataatacTTCTACATAACTCTGGTTAGGGATCACTGGCTTAAGTGATATCAGCTGTAAAGGAAGTCAAGGTGGAGCAATTTTGATATGATTCTGATGAATCATGCACCACCATATTAAGAATGTAAATAGGTCTGTTTTGATCTTATGTTCTCCCATGTGTCTCCCATGTGACTTACTTACACATACTGCTCTTAAATATATGATTCAGGCTTGTAGAACATAAGTCTTTGTGTACAGAAGGAAACCAATTAAACCGTTCTGTCCAGGATAATCATGTGGATTTATAGAGATCCTCAGGCGGTCGCTCCTGCCCAGGAACTGTCCTGATCTGAACCGCAGACAAAATAAGTGCTCTTGTCTCTTTCCcgctcttcctctttctctcccaaATGTGATATATCAGCCTCTTTAAAATAAGCCTGTAATTATTACACTGTCTTTATGTCCTTCAACCTTGATAGGGAATAAAAAACAAGAGCAGATGCATCTCTGTTCAAGCTGGAAGACAGTGATAGAGGAAACGTTCAGCATTCACTCCTTATCTCTCATGATTTGTGGTGTTATTAGATGTTGAAATACAGCTCTCTAAAGGTTTGATACTCTGATGGTACCTTTATTGTGGTTCATGTGACAGGTTCATGCAGATATAAAGCGCCGCCAACTTCAAGAGCACAGTGAGGCCAACTGCAATTCAAATCCAGCTCAACCTCAACTTCTAGAGGGACCAagattaaaacaatgtaaaaatgctaaatgaaaacTTGCAACTTCTATATCTTTGCTTAAGCGAGAgattcttttttagtttttgtccAAAAAACTTTCCCGTTCAGAAATGACGTCTTTTTCCGGCGCCAACAGCACTGACTTTCCATATAAATGTCATTGTAAATGTCAGCGCAAAGGACCCGCAGTGACCTGTGTGCAATTCCCTGACCATTTGGACTCTGTTGCCAGAGGATCCATTTCCAGTGACTGTTTGAAAAAAGTCAAAAACTGCTTTTTCAAGCCTGAGGTCCGACTTGAGCTTAGATTGAGGATTCTGCTCTGATCTCAGTGATGAGCTGCAGAGAGTCAGACCACTGAGGCATTTGAAAAGGGTTTCAGTTGAATAGATATTACAACCTTGAGGGAATTGTATCTTGAAAATATTTCTAATTGTGCAAAATGGTTAAATTTGATCGGCTGAGttacacaataattaaataagaagAACTTATAATCAGGATTCCTACTGGAATGAAAGTAAAAAGGCACTATATTTTCAGTCTAATATTATGCATACCTCATATTGATACCAAAATGACACAATAATTAATTTGCCTATTTATGTGCAAATAAAACGTTCTCACACCAAATAAGTTAGTTCTAACAAAACcggattattttaaatgaaagaaatagcTCATGGCTGCAgtaaatcatttacataaaacatttctctcattttgtcatttattaatctttttatatattgACACTCAGAAATAATTAATAGGCTGCTTTAAAATCTTTGTAGAGTcaattaatttctaataataaataatatgtcatatatgtgtgtgatttAGTTTAAATTATACTGATTTTTTCGactggaaattattattatttacattatatgcattataaatgtaatatttaaaagccatcatattaagaataaataaactgtaaattatgAGATCTCTGGATTCACctctagatatttttttttaatgaacgtAACTTTTTTAGGTTACATAACAACACTTTTACAGTGTatttcatgatttgttttttCCAATTGAATATTAATATTGAGAATTTGAGAACTGATGCTATTATGCAagtatgtattataatttttgcaTACACTTTTTAGCACAGAGAGCTGATTGTTTTGTTGTCCAGCGTGTAATGCCTCGGGTTATTGGACTCATGCTAGACTGATGGCGGGAGATGGTGATCTTGTCAAAGCACACTTCCTGTCAGCTGTGACTTCGGGTTGATAAATGTTTGGCAGGCTGAGGCACTAGTCAAAATGCCACTGTAGATTTAAAGGAAATGCTCAGATAAATCATTTCTGATGCTAAAGGTGACACGATGAAAAAGGTGCAGATTTAAGGCTGTCTAAAAAAACGATTTTGTGTAAGTGTGCAATTGCGTTCAGGCTGATGTAATCTGTAACTGACTCTTGTTTCTCTATTTCTTTTACACGACAGTGTGCTGTTTGTTACAGACAGAACAGACCTTGAAAGTGTTCTTCAATCTCAAGTAGAAAATGACCATACACAATGCActatttaggggtaaataaggtacaaagatgtaaaCTTTTAGCTTATGTGCCTTAGGGTACCATCCCAGTGACAGCATTCTAccttttttctgacagtgtataTAAAGTGTGACCCAGTCTGAACACTTTATAACACTTTGCATGAGTGGAAGTCATAGGTGATGCCAGGTTTTACATGCACAAAAGGCTGCGGGTCTGATGCAATTTGAATCTGTTTCACTCATAAATGCAACCTTCGTGAGTTGTAAAGCATTTTTAGTTTTCTTGGCACGTAATCTTCTCGGCTCCTTTGGGTCGAAATGGAGATGGAGTGTGATGGAGGGAAACAGTCAATGAGAGTTCATGAATGGAAAATTGTGAGCAAAACAAGACCTGATCAGTGTTGCGCAGAGCCAAAGAATAATTGAAACTCTAGAAATGAGCTGCTTTTGAATTCAGCAAATGATTTGTAAATGGGTTTAAGGGGGCAGCTCAAtcagaaatgcatttttgcaCAGACACAATGAGGTCATCTTTGGAGAAGATGGATGTTTCTGACCGTTTTGTTTTTGAGATAGAACATAAGGCTGAATCACTtagcttttaaagacatttttttctctttgttatcTTTTAGAGTGTTGTGAACAGTGTGAGGAGACTTAATTTTGGCCTCTCTAATTGAGTTATAAATTATACACCAGTGTCTGTATTCTGTGAGTCCACACACAGTCCTGACACAGaccttcacatacacacactcttttAAAGGACACTGACACGCCGTCTCAGAGATGCACTATGCTGATATTACAGAGCAAGAAAAGTCAGTGAAAGAGACTTACTAATactatcatattattattattctttttttctttttttacttaaaattcagATATCATTTTTCTGCtcctttttttttgataaatgctgacaaatacagtacatgtttagTGTCTAATCATTTGTTGCTTAAATTTGAAAGAtttgaaatgtataataaaagatatgaaattaaatatttattttaaattaaaatgttaaatttaagttacatttacatttttaaatgcaaaataaattataaggGTAAATAATGGAAAAGGATAAATAAtgaagtaataattaataaaaagtacaatacaataaaacatacaataataaaagtGAAGTTGACGAAAAGGAATAATAGCAATAGGCAAAGGCATCCTGTGCACAGCAGTCTTTGTGGTCCCCGAAGGGccgttcacactgacagcgattTGCAGCGACAAAGCaaccggaagtcattcattttcaatgggagTTGGTGATTTGAAGCGACATGAGCAACAGAGACCGACGGCGATGCAACAGAGTTGAGCAGAGTTCAACTCTATGCAAATGTACAGTGACATAATGTGAGTTTGTGAGATAAGATGACAGTGAGAGTGCAGACAGCGGAGCATGTGTGATCCAACACATGATATCATTAGATACaggattttttggatgaactatccctttaattcacaTAACCCCCTTGGGTTAtgtgaattaaagggatagttttatccaaaaaagaaaattctctaaatttactcaacctcatgttgtagCAAACGCGCATGACTTCTTttattctgtggagcacaaaagatgaAAAGAGGTTTTGAAAGTTGTCTCAGTGTTAGGGTCTAATTTATTTTTCTGAGCTGTTGTATTTGGGTTGTCCATAATCTTCTGTAATTGTAATATGGTTTATAGTCTCTTTCTTCATTttgtcttctgtagaacacacaaaaaaagctttttttgggTCCATGCTGCCCACAGAGGTCCACTGTTTTGTGACCTCAGTGATTTTCAAAAGATCTGCtggtttttttaacaataaaagtcaatggggtccagttTTTCTTTGCTATTGTATTTGGGTTGCCCAGTAATCATAATTATACTATGATTTATAGTTTCTTTTTTCCTGTGGACcacaaaaaaaggtaatttgaaaaaatattttgaaagtcaatggggtccagtgttgtctGAAGCACTAGTGACTGTTATAAATATCTTCAGTAACacttttaaggtgtccttgttacagtgttattatacatactgtactgagaaatattaattaactacatgtacttaatatATGATTAGGGTTCGGCTTAAGGTTACtcacatgtaattatgcatacttGCAATATGGTATAATTTAAGtatgttaattttcaaatattatagAATTAAGTCACTTGCTCATTCTCTCTTAATAGGTAACATCTTTGTGGTGAGTCTTTCTGTGGCTGACCTGGTGGTGGCGCTGTACCCCTACCCCTTGGCTCTGGTCGCTCTCTTCCATAACGGCTGGACAATGGGCTCCCTGCACTGCCAGCTGAGCGGGTTTGTTATGGGACTGAGTGTGATCGGCTCAGTCTTCAACATCACGGCTATCGCCATCAACCGCTACTGCTACATCTGCCACAGTCTCCGATACGACCGGCTGTATTCTCGTCAGAACACCTGTCTTTACCTGCTGCTCACCTGGACGCTAACCGCTTTGGCCACTGTGCCCAACTTCCTGGTGGGTTCCCTAAAATACGACCCACGCGTCTTCTCCTGCACGTTCACCCAGACAGCAAGCTCTTCTTATACCATTTGCGTTGTTCTGATCCACTTTCTGGTTCCTCTGGCCGTGGTTTCTTTCTGCTACCTGCGCATTTGGGTGTTGGTGATTAGGGTCAAGTCGTGTGTGAGGCCCAATCCGAAGGTCAGAGCGGCCGACCTGAGGAATTTCTTGACGATGTTTGTGGTGTTCGTGCTGTTCGCCGTGTGCTGGGCGCCCCTGAACTTCATCGGGCTCGCCGTGGCGATAAACCCCGCAAGAGTGGCGCCGAATATCCCAGAGTGGCTGTTTGTTACCAGCTACTTTATGGCGTATTTCAACAGCTGTCTGAATGCTGTCGTCTACGGGTTGCTCAACCAGAACTTCAGGCAAGAATACAAACAGATTCTCCGCGCTCTCTGCACCCCACGAGCACTGTTCACTGAAAGCTCCAGGTACAACACTGAAGCCATAAAGAGTAAACAGTCGCCGGCAGGAACTAATAACAATGTGAAAGAGGCCAATATGTATAAGGGCGGTGTAACACACACTCTTTTCTAGTACATCACTCCCCATTTAACTAACAACCACAAAATTAGGGTACAAAGGGGTTAAAGGCACAGTGGGGTAAaatgcacttttgtttttatttttccacagcACTTTTCTAAACATCATTTATTgttactataaataataaattatgagatCTTCTTCAAGCTATATAGGAAGCtttcagaatttgtattttttttctgtatttttaaaaagaactgaTCTTAATGAcagtgtaaaatacattttaattattttgttaatcaaAATAAGTAGAATATGGTGCTAAAAGtaggagaatactttttgtgtgcaaagaaaacgaAAAATAAGGGCTTTATTCAactatttcttctcttccatttCAGACTTCAACGCATGTTCACgccaaagtcattatttttgttttctttgtgcacaaaattattcttgtagcttcagaAAATAAAGGTTGAataactgatgtcacatggactattttaacaatgtccttactacctttctgggcctcgAATGTGTccgttgtgttgctgtctatgcagggtcagaaagctctcggatttcatcaagaAATATCTTCATTcgtgttctgaagaagaacgaaggtcttacaggtttgtaacgacatgagggtgagtaatgaatgacagaattttcatttgtgggagaactatcccttttagtTGTGAAATATATAATACTGTGTACAAGTCCAAGTCTCTTCTCAATTCAGTGGAGAACACTGTCTTGACCTTACACTACAGTCTCCAGGCTCACAGGCTTGTTGGGATTACTACAGCACACTGTGAGTGTATATTTAGACCATTGTTGTTTGCTTTGGGATCTTGTCATGCTTTAGGACGTCAGACTTATGAACCGGATtgcataaatatttgtataaatactgGAGACCTTTTACCCCATGCTGGTGAGCTTTTTACTCTGAGTCTTTAGTGTGGGTTAAAGGCCCCCCTCACcacttcatgcatttttatgacttttcaaTAAAAGTAAAGTGAagttaaatcacatttatttatatagagctttataTTACTCAGATTATAAGAGCAGCTTCACAtttataaacaggaaaataacaatgttaatgttatagagataattctcaaaaaaaattaaaatttcaggtGTAAAGCAGCTTGACAGAAATGTCATTGTTGAGCTTAGTTAAGGTTAAATAAAGCTGTTGATGTTGCAAAGTTCTTCAGGCGACCGtataagcagctttacagaaggcaacagtgtcattattcagctcagttcagttcaag
The sequence above is drawn from the Cyprinus carpio isolate SPL01 chromosome B5, ASM1834038v1, whole genome shotgun sequence genome and encodes:
- the LOC109083145 gene encoding melatonin receptor type 1C-like yields the protein MELMKANLSCLDSLSRGNNCLPARGTSPGVAATLAGVLIFTTVADIVGNLLVILSVYRNKKLRNAGNIFVVSLSVADLVVALYPYPLALVALFHNGWTMGSLHCQLSGFVMGLSVIGSVFNITAIAINRYCYICHSLRYDRLYSRQNTCLYLLLTWTLTALATVPNFLVGSLKYDPRVFSCTFTQTASSSYTICVVLIHFLVPLAVVSFCYLRIWVLVIRVKSCVRPNPKVRAADLRNFLTMFVVFVLFAVCWAPLNFIGLAVAINPARVAPNIPEWLFVTSYFMAYFNSCLNAVVYGLLNQNFRQEYKQILRALCTPRALFTESSRYNTEAIKSKQSPAGTNNNVKEANMYKGGVTHTLF